CGGCGGCGGTGTTCTGGTCGCGGCCGATCCGCCGGCGGCCGGGACTCCGGCGCTCGCGATCGTCGCGCCGGAGGCGGTGTCCGTGCACCGCGAGAAGCCCGCGGGCAGCCCTCGTAACGTCTGGCCCGGAACCGTACGGGAGATCACCAGCAGCGGCAGCCGGCTGCGGGTTCTGATCACCTCGGACCGGGCCCCCGATCTCGTCGCCGAGATCACCCCGCAGGCCGCCGCCGAACTCGCCCTGGCCGACGGGGTGTCGGTCTGGACGAGTGTGAAGGCGACCGAGGCGACCGTCGTGGCCCTGTGACCGCTCCGGCGGCGTCGGTCAGGCGGCGGAGAGAGCGATCTCGGTCGACTTGATCAGTGCGACGACGGAGGTGCCGGCGGCCAGGCCGAGGTCCTCGACGGCGTCCTTGGTGATCGCGGCAGTCAACTGACCGCCCTCGACGGTGACCTTCACGGAGCCCATGGCACCGCCGGTGGACACCTCCGTGACGGAGCCCGCGAGCTGGTTGCGGATCGAGATCCCCTGGACGGGGCCGGTCGCGAGGGCGACCTCGGTCGACTTCACGAGGGCGTTGACCGCGGAACCCGCCGCCAGGCCCAGGTCCTTGACCGCGT
This sequence is a window from Streptomyces sp. HUAS YS2. Protein-coding genes within it:
- a CDS encoding TOBE domain-containing protein is translated as MTLSIRNQLPGTVTAVTTGEAMASVKVRLSGGQEITAAITADAVKDLGLAAGSAVNALVKSTEVALATGPVQGISIRNQLAGSVTEVSTGGAMGSVKVTVEGGQLTAAITKDAVEDLGLAAGTSVVALIKSTEIALSAA